A genomic window from Oceanobacillus timonensis includes:
- a CDS encoding AbrB/MazE/SpoVT family DNA-binding domain-containing protein produces the protein MKSTGIVRKVDELGRVVIPIELRRTLDIKEKDTMEIYVDNDRIVLKKYRPNMTCQITGELTDDNQTLADGNLILSPEGAKILMEEIQNRFQ, from the coding sequence ATGAAATCTACCGGTATTGTACGTAAAGTTGATGAGCTTGGTCGTGTAGTTATTCCGATTGAATTACGTCGCACGCTTGATATTAAAGAAAAAGATACAATGGAAATCTACGTAGATAATGACCGCATTGTATTGAAGAAATATCGTCCAAACATGACTTGTCAAATAACTGGAGAGCTGACAGATGACAATCAAACCCTGGCTGACGGCAACTTGATTTTAAGCCCTGAGGGTGCAAAAATTTTAATGGAAGAAATTCAAAACCGTTTTCAATAA
- the yabG gene encoding sporulation peptidase YabG, with amino-acid sequence MDIQNGALVTRKSYNHDLLFRVAEIKKGMAILHGEELRLKADADLSDLRLVDQREHKKRKAEDREKQESSYRLFRQDYQMMKEKRNYEATEGYTDSVSYFQLPAKVLHIDGDPSYLRKCIQLYQRIGLQVHGVHSAETEMSFQIQDLLQKIQPDIMVITGHDAYSHHKGMKNDLSAYRHSKYFVEAVREARSIYPNLDELVIFAGACQSHFESLIRAGANFASSPSRVNIHALDPVYIAAKVAYTSFMESVSVWEALRNTLTGEKGLGGIQTRGLLRTGMPYLASEDEGDI; translated from the coding sequence ATGGATATACAGAATGGTGCGTTAGTAACAAGGAAGTCCTATAATCATGATTTATTATTCCGTGTGGCAGAAATAAAAAAAGGGATGGCTATTCTTCATGGGGAAGAACTCCGCTTAAAAGCAGATGCAGACCTGTCTGATTTAAGGCTGGTGGATCAAAGAGAGCATAAAAAAAGAAAAGCGGAGGATAGAGAAAAACAAGAATCGTCCTACCGCTTATTTCGTCAGGACTATCAGATGATGAAAGAAAAAAGAAACTACGAAGCAACGGAAGGGTATACAGATTCCGTGAGCTATTTTCAACTGCCGGCAAAAGTGCTTCATATAGATGGTGACCCGTCTTATTTAAGAAAATGCATCCAATTATATCAACGAATTGGGCTGCAGGTGCATGGTGTTCATTCTGCAGAGACAGAGATGTCATTTCAAATACAAGATTTACTTCAAAAAATTCAACCCGACATTATGGTCATTACTGGCCATGATGCTTATTCCCATCATAAAGGGATGAAGAATGATTTAAGTGCCTATCGTCATTCAAAATACTTTGTAGAAGCCGTTCGGGAGGCAAGAAGCATTTATCCTAATCTGGATGAGCTTGTCATTTTTGCAGGTGCTTGCCAATCTCATTTTGAGTCCTTAATCCGTGCAGGAGCAAACTTTGCCAGTTCCCCATCCCGGGTCAATATTCATGCATTGGATCCGGTTTATATCGCCGCGAAAGTAGCATATACCTCATTTATGGAAAGTGTATCTGTGTGGGAAGCACTCCGTAATACATTAACTGGAGAAAAAGGTTTGGGAGGTATACAGACAAGAGGATTATTGCGAACAGGTATGCCTTACTTAGCTAGTGAAGATGAAGGGGACATATAA
- the metG gene encoding methionine--tRNA ligase, which translates to MGSKDTFYITTPIYYPSGKLHIGNAYTTIACDTMARYKRMLGFDVFYLTGSDEHGQKIEQKAVEKNVSPQNYVDEMAAGMQDLWKTLEISYDKFIRTTDSQHQKVVADIFERFLKQGDIYLDEYEGWYSVPDETFYTETQLVEIEKDDDGNIIGGKSPDSGHPVELIKEESYFFRMSKYADQLLQYYKDHPDFIQPESRKNEMINNFIKPGLEDLAVSRTTFSWGVKVPSNPKHVIYVWIDALANYITALGYGTDNDADFQKYWPADVHMVGKEIVRFHTIYWPIMLIALDLPLPKKVFGHGWLLMKDGKMSKSKGNVVYPEMLVERYGLDAVRYYLMREVAFGSDGIFTPEDFISRVNYDLANDLGNLLNRTVAMINKYFDGNVPTVNGVVNKEDADLQETAATVIQDYQESMNQMEFSNALKKVWTLISRANKYIDETEPWILAKDEAKHTELASVMAHLAETLRVAATLLQPCLTHAPKKIIEQLGLDEASGLSWENIQFGNFPEGITVVKKGKPIFPRLDAEEEVAYIRSQMGGAPAAEEEEEATWDPNETKLVSEKETQIKYDVFDKVELKVAEVKDCSKVEGADKLLKFRLDAGDKADRQILSGIAEYYPEPEKLIGKKVVIVANLKPRKMRGEISQGMILSAEKDGKLEIVPAPESVPNGAPIS; encoded by the coding sequence ATGGGAAGCAAAGATACTTTTTACATTACAACGCCAATATATTATCCGAGCGGGAAATTACATATTGGTAATGCGTATACAACGATAGCTTGTGATACGATGGCAAGGTATAAGCGTATGCTTGGATTTGACGTGTTCTACTTAACAGGAAGTGATGAACATGGTCAGAAAATCGAGCAGAAGGCAGTTGAAAAAAATGTATCCCCTCAAAACTATGTTGATGAAATGGCTGCCGGAATGCAAGATTTATGGAAAACACTTGAAATAAGCTACGATAAATTTATTCGTACAACAGATAGTCAGCATCAAAAAGTCGTAGCGGATATTTTTGAGCGTTTCTTGAAGCAGGGTGACATTTATCTGGATGAATATGAAGGCTGGTATTCTGTACCTGATGAAACATTTTATACAGAGACTCAGCTTGTAGAGATTGAAAAAGATGATGATGGGAATATTATTGGCGGTAAATCACCGGACAGCGGGCATCCTGTTGAGCTGATCAAAGAGGAATCTTATTTCTTCCGGATGAGTAAATATGCAGATCAATTACTACAATACTACAAAGACCATCCTGATTTTATCCAGCCGGAATCCCGAAAAAATGAAATGATTAATAACTTCATTAAACCTGGTTTGGAGGATTTGGCCGTATCCCGTACAACTTTCAGCTGGGGTGTTAAAGTTCCGAGCAATCCGAAGCATGTTATTTATGTATGGATTGATGCTTTGGCGAACTATATTACAGCATTAGGGTACGGTACAGATAATGATGCAGACTTCCAAAAATACTGGCCGGCAGATGTACACATGGTTGGGAAGGAAATTGTCCGTTTCCATACCATTTATTGGCCAATTATGTTAATTGCTTTGGATCTGCCGCTTCCTAAAAAAGTATTCGGGCATGGCTGGTTATTGATGAAAGATGGAAAAATGTCGAAATCTAAAGGGAATGTTGTCTATCCGGAAATGCTGGTAGAACGTTATGGTTTAGATGCCGTGCGCTATTATTTAATGAGAGAAGTTGCTTTTGGCAGCGATGGTATTTTTACGCCGGAAGATTTTATTTCCAGAGTAAATTATGATTTAGCAAATGACTTAGGAAACTTATTGAATCGTACCGTAGCGATGATTAATAAATATTTTGATGGAAATGTGCCGACTGTAAATGGAGTTGTAAATAAAGAAGATGCTGATTTGCAAGAGACAGCAGCCACTGTGATTCAAGATTATCAAGAATCGATGAATCAAATGGAATTCAGTAATGCATTGAAAAAAGTATGGACGCTGATTTCCCGTGCGAATAAATATATTGATGAAACCGAGCCATGGATTCTTGCAAAAGATGAAGCAAAACATACAGAATTGGCAAGCGTGATGGCGCATCTGGCCGAAACATTACGTGTGGCTGCTACGCTGCTGCAACCTTGTTTGACCCATGCTCCGAAGAAAATCATTGAACAGCTTGGTTTAGATGAAGCGAGCGGATTATCTTGGGAAAATATCCAGTTTGGCAATTTCCCGGAAGGTATCACAGTTGTGAAAAAAGGAAAACCGATCTTTCCACGGTTGGATGCAGAAGAGGAAGTAGCATACATCCGTTCACAAATGGGTGGCGCTCCTGCAGCTGAGGAAGAGGAAGAAGCAACTTGGGATCCGAATGAAACGAAGCTTGTTTCCGAAAAAGAAACACAAATCAAATATGATGTGTTTGATAAAGTGGAGCTGAAAGTAGCGGAAGTGAAAGATTGCAGTAAAGTTGAAGGGGCGGATAAATTATTGAAATTCCGCTTAGATGCCGGTGATAAAGCAGATCGGCAAATTTTATCCGGCATTGCGGAATATTATCCGGAACCGGAGAAATTGATTGGTAAAAAGGTTGTTATTGTAGCGAACCTTAAACCGCGTAAAATGCGAGGGGAAATCAGTCAGGGAATGATTCTTTCCGCAGAGAAGGACGGTAAATTAGAAATTGTTCCTGCACCGGAAAGCGTACCAAACGGCGCGCCGATTTCTTAA
- a CDS encoding OmpA family protein, with the protein MKKIWLVLFSVSLLAACNNEEAEDEPPEQTQKTEVSETEDKDVEENIEEQQEQAASEETLEDTDPVMIEHDMWHFKDETAYDIHAEVGPIIREGEYAILPFMLDSNSDIEVTFKDLFDGGLSTGEGIASEQGYDIRLLDSQENTASHIAVQQLEDSNDAALQTFIGEGSGNQQMTIGKEHEPTRYFAVFAAPESDVVHAMFTGEVGIVEDIPVIDRKDEDMSTLQEYDAILEQHEDNEEEMLKEENIEEVVPTVQEIIEKELVSSQQDQLTGDLEGIDARVEPFESYRESVETTVSRIDEIEHSTLILSSDVLFDSDSSDLTEEADKELEAAIEELAGADGGELNIVGHTDDENTEDYNQTLSEERAESVYEQLEELTDLEGFDEVTTEGESFREPIADNNTEEGQAQNRRVELHFTPPAEEIMIESEEELPEALGEEADYPETVQTRYGEIEIQSIRRVNDLFIGRVRVRPNDEGDSDYDALTQTAGIGARGWHADDAGNYNQWSVYPVTLIHGNQRYYPIDYYLTPLEGSFVDEKIEDAEDDVNFIVPLADRNITDAGRLGEDGFYTATIVWPAFDAEEVTVDLPHSDVFSDHEGAIEITAPWRIMNVPVEESADEDDLDHDSKEAAGGEGS; encoded by the coding sequence ATGAAAAAAATATGGCTCGTTTTATTTAGCGTATCGTTATTAGCAGCCTGTAATAATGAAGAAGCAGAGGACGAACCACCAGAGCAAACACAGAAAACAGAAGTGTCAGAAACGGAAGATAAAGATGTAGAAGAAAATATTGAAGAGCAACAGGAGCAAGCAGCATCAGAAGAAACACTAGAAGATACAGACCCGGTGATGATAGAACATGACATGTGGCACTTTAAAGATGAAACAGCTTACGATATCCATGCGGAAGTGGGACCGATTATTCGAGAAGGAGAATATGCCATTCTTCCTTTTATGCTTGATTCCAACAGTGATATAGAAGTTACTTTTAAAGATTTATTCGATGGGGGGCTCAGTACTGGAGAAGGAATTGCTTCAGAGCAAGGATATGATATTCGTTTGCTTGATTCGCAAGAAAATACAGCATCTCATATAGCTGTACAGCAGCTTGAGGATTCGAATGATGCGGCCTTACAGACATTTATAGGAGAAGGAAGCGGCAACCAGCAGATGACGATAGGAAAGGAGCATGAACCAACCCGGTATTTTGCAGTGTTCGCCGCTCCGGAATCAGATGTCGTTCATGCGATGTTTACGGGAGAGGTCGGCATAGTTGAGGATATTCCTGTCATCGATCGCAAAGATGAGGATATGTCTACGTTGCAGGAATATGATGCGATTTTGGAACAACATGAAGACAATGAAGAAGAGATGTTGAAAGAAGAAAATATAGAAGAAGTCGTTCCAACCGTACAGGAGATTATAGAGAAAGAATTGGTTAGCAGTCAGCAAGATCAATTAACTGGTGATTTGGAAGGAATTGACGCAAGAGTGGAGCCTTTTGAAAGCTACCGTGAAAGTGTGGAAACAACGGTCAGTCGTATTGACGAAATAGAACATTCGACACTTATTTTGTCCAGTGATGTCTTGTTTGATTCAGATTCCTCCGATTTAACAGAGGAAGCAGATAAAGAGTTGGAAGCAGCGATTGAGGAGTTAGCCGGCGCAGACGGTGGAGAACTAAACATCGTTGGACACACAGATGACGAGAATACGGAAGATTATAACCAGACGCTTTCAGAAGAACGAGCTGAATCGGTGTATGAGCAGTTAGAAGAATTAACAGATTTAGAAGGATTTGATGAGGTTACTACGGAAGGAGAATCTTTTCGGGAGCCAATTGCCGATAATAATACGGAAGAGGGGCAAGCACAAAATCGTCGAGTAGAATTACACTTTACGCCCCCTGCAGAAGAAATTATGATTGAATCAGAAGAGGAACTTCCAGAAGCTTTAGGGGAAGAAGCGGATTATCCGGAAACCGTGCAAACACGTTATGGAGAAATTGAAATACAAAGTATTCGCAGGGTGAATGATTTGTTCATTGGAAGAGTACGTGTACGGCCGAATGACGAGGGCGATAGTGATTATGATGCATTAACGCAGACTGCAGGAATTGGCGCACGCGGCTGGCATGCGGATGATGCGGGCAACTATAATCAATGGAGTGTATACCCGGTGACGTTAATTCACGGAAATCAGCGTTATTATCCAATTGACTACTATTTAACGCCGTTAGAAGGAAGCTTTGTGGATGAGAAAATAGAAGATGCCGAAGATGATGTCAATTTTATTGTCCCATTAGCTGACCGAAATATTACGGACGCAGGCCGTTTAGGAGAAGATGGATTTTACACAGCTACCATTGTGTGGCCGGCATTCGATGCAGAAGAAGTAACAGTCGATTTGCCACATAGTGACGTATTTAGTGATCATGAAGGTGCTATCGAAATAACAGCTCCTTGGAGAATCATGAATGTGCCAGTGGAAGAATCCGCCGATGAAGATGACCTTGATCATGATTCAAAAGAAGCAGCGGGCGGAGAAGGTTCGTGA
- a CDS encoding PSP1 domain-containing protein, which produces MLEVIGVRFKKAGKIYYFDPDSYPVTTGSYVIVETVRGIEFGKVVITEKQVDEEDVVLPLKKVIRVANEKDKRTVVENQDQAQKAFDICTDKITQHKLDMNLVDVEYTFDRNKIIFYFTADGRVDFRNLVKDLASMFKTRIELRQIGVRDEAKMLGGIGPCGRMLCCSTFLGDFEPVSIKMAKDQNLSLNPAKISGLCGRLMCCLKYENDAYETAKRDLSDIGETMPTPLGKGKVVGLNILEKMIQIELLDKERVVEYTLDELIEEGIVAQVTE; this is translated from the coding sequence ATGTTAGAAGTTATTGGCGTACGTTTTAAAAAAGCGGGTAAAATCTACTATTTTGACCCGGATTCTTATCCGGTAACTACAGGCAGTTATGTGATTGTAGAGACGGTGAGAGGAATAGAATTTGGGAAAGTAGTTATTACAGAAAAGCAAGTAGATGAAGAAGATGTCGTTTTACCCTTAAAGAAAGTCATCCGGGTCGCAAATGAGAAGGATAAGCGGACGGTTGTAGAAAATCAGGACCAGGCACAAAAAGCCTTTGACATATGTACAGATAAAATTACGCAACATAAGCTGGATATGAATCTGGTAGATGTAGAATATACGTTTGACCGCAATAAAATCATTTTCTATTTTACAGCGGACGGAAGAGTTGATTTCAGAAATCTTGTAAAAGACTTGGCATCCATGTTTAAGACACGCATTGAACTGAGACAAATCGGAGTCAGGGATGAAGCGAAAATGTTGGGCGGCATTGGCCCATGTGGCCGCATGCTCTGCTGTTCCACATTTTTAGGTGATTTTGAACCGGTATCCATAAAAATGGCAAAGGATCAAAACCTTTCTTTAAACCCGGCGAAGATTTCCGGTTTATGCGGAAGATTGATGTGCTGCTTAAAATATGAAAATGACGCGTATGAAACAGCAAAAAGAGATTTATCTGATATTGGAGAGACCATGCCGACACCACTTGGAAAAGGGAAGGTTGTAGGTTTAAATATATTAGAAAAAATGATTCAAATTGAACTCCTGGATAAAGAACGCGTTGTGGAGTATACATTGGATGAATTGATTGAAGAAGGAATTGTAGCTCAAGTCACAGAATAG
- a CDS encoding TatD family hydrolase, whose amino-acid sequence MLFDTHVHLNARQFAEDREETIQRARDAGVEYMVVVGFDHETIPLAIEIAEENENIYAAVGWHPVDAIDMTEKELEWIETLSAHPKVVAIGEMGLDYHWDKSPKDVQKKVFRQQIALAKKVNMPVIIHNREATEDIIEILQEEQASEVGGIMHCYNDSVDYVQTCLDMNFYISLGGPVTFKNAPLPKEVAKQVPLDRLLVETDAPFLAPHPYRGKRNEPAYVARVAEDIAALREMDVTELGNITTENAKRFFKIN is encoded by the coding sequence ATGTTATTTGACACACATGTTCATTTAAATGCGAGACAATTTGCTGAAGATAGAGAAGAGACGATTCAGCGGGCAAGAGATGCAGGTGTGGAGTACATGGTCGTGGTTGGGTTTGATCACGAGACGATTCCGCTTGCGATTGAAATTGCGGAAGAGAACGAGAATATTTATGCAGCGGTTGGATGGCATCCGGTTGATGCGATTGATATGACAGAAAAAGAGCTGGAATGGATTGAGACGTTAAGCGCTCATCCAAAAGTGGTAGCAATCGGAGAAATGGGCTTGGATTATCACTGGGACAAATCGCCGAAAGATGTACAGAAGAAAGTGTTCCGCCAGCAAATTGCGCTTGCTAAAAAAGTAAATATGCCGGTTATTATTCATAATCGGGAAGCAACAGAAGATATTATTGAAATTTTGCAAGAGGAACAGGCGTCAGAAGTCGGCGGTATTATGCATTGTTATAATGATTCTGTCGATTATGTACAGACATGCCTGGATATGAATTTTTATATCTCCTTAGGCGGTCCTGTAACTTTTAAAAATGCTCCATTACCAAAAGAAGTAGCAAAACAGGTTCCTTTAGACCGCTTGCTGGTTGAAACGGATGCTCCATTTTTAGCACCACACCCATATCGCGGAAAACGAAATGAGCCTGCGTATGTTGCTCGTGTAGCAGAAGATATTGCGGCATTACGTGAGATGGATGTGACGGAACTCGGAAACATCACAACGGAGAATGCGAAACGGTTTTTTAAGATTAACTGA
- a CDS encoding tRNA1(Val) (adenine(37)-N6)-methyltransferase, producing the protein MVELYDDERMDYLSADETMKIIQSPTAFAFSIDAVLLAHFSSIPKKRGKILDLCTGNGVIPLLLSKKSHAKIVGVEIQERIFQMAERNITLNGLHHQLQMIHGDLKEMQPILEQSSFDTVTCNPPYFKTPSVTEHNHNEYLTIARHEVHCTLEDVVKACKRYVKPGGKVAMVHRPGRFVDIVEQFRKYRIEPKRVQFIYPKQGKEANMLLIEGIRDGKADVKILPPFYIYEQDGSYTKQAEEVIYG; encoded by the coding sequence ATGGTGGAACTTTATGACGATGAGCGTATGGACTATTTATCAGCGGATGAAACAATGAAAATTATCCAAAGTCCAACAGCCTTTGCTTTTTCAATCGATGCTGTATTGTTAGCTCATTTTAGTTCAATTCCTAAAAAAAGAGGAAAGATTCTTGATTTATGTACGGGAAATGGGGTTATTCCTTTATTACTGTCAAAAAAATCACATGCAAAAATAGTTGGTGTCGAGATTCAAGAACGTATTTTTCAAATGGCAGAAAGAAATATCACTTTAAATGGTTTACATCACCAGCTGCAGATGATTCATGGGGATTTAAAAGAAATGCAGCCCATCCTGGAACAGAGCTCATTTGACACGGTAACTTGTAATCCGCCCTATTTTAAAACACCTTCTGTAACGGAACATAATCACAATGAATATTTGACCATTGCGAGGCATGAGGTACATTGTACATTAGAAGATGTCGTAAAAGCCTGCAAACGGTATGTCAAACCTGGCGGAAAAGTAGCGATGGTACATCGTCCAGGGCGGTTCGTCGATATCGTGGAGCAGTTTAGAAAGTACCGTATTGAGCCGAAGCGTGTGCAATTTATTTATCCGAAACAGGGAAAAGAAGCAAATATGCTCTTGATTGAAGGGATTCGTGACGGGAAAGCAGATGTGAAAATATTGCCGCCGTTCTATATTTATGAACAAGATGGTTCTTATACAAAACAGGCAGAGGAAGTTATCTATGGCTAG
- the rsmI gene encoding 16S rRNA (cytidine(1402)-2'-O)-methyltransferase produces MNIQNSYRPQEHAALYVVPTPIGNLEDMTFRAIRILKECALIAAEDTRNTKKLLHYFEIHTPLISYHEHNHQDREKQLLDKIRYGESIAVVSDAGMPAISDPGSELVQAAVREGLDVIVLPGANAALVALVGSGLTAQPFTFYGFLPRKKKDKKETLEKLKLLNATLIFYESPYRIKDTLEAMEEVLGDRQAAIGREISKKFEEFVRGSIQELFSWSKKNEMRGEFVLVIEGQNEAASAYVEQEWEWWQDLSVKEHVEVLMNKEHLSSKEAIKKAAVERKLPKREVYQSYHID; encoded by the coding sequence ATGAATATTCAAAATAGCTACCGTCCGCAGGAACATGCTGCCTTATATGTAGTACCGACACCAATCGGAAATTTGGAGGATATGACTTTTCGGGCTATCCGGATATTAAAGGAATGTGCATTAATTGCTGCAGAAGACACGAGAAATACGAAAAAATTGCTTCATTATTTTGAGATTCATACACCTCTCATCAGCTATCATGAACATAATCATCAAGACCGGGAAAAACAGCTTTTGGATAAGATTCGTTATGGTGAATCCATAGCTGTTGTCAGTGATGCAGGAATGCCAGCGATTTCTGATCCAGGTTCAGAGCTGGTACAAGCTGCTGTCCGAGAAGGGCTGGATGTGATTGTTTTACCAGGTGCCAATGCAGCATTAGTGGCACTGGTTGGTTCAGGTTTAACAGCACAACCTTTTACATTTTACGGTTTTCTTCCCAGGAAGAAAAAAGATAAGAAAGAAACATTGGAAAAATTAAAACTTTTAAATGCTACTTTAATTTTTTATGAGTCTCCTTATCGTATCAAGGACACACTGGAAGCTATGGAAGAGGTACTAGGGGACAGGCAAGCGGCAATAGGGAGGGAAATCTCTAAGAAATTTGAAGAATTTGTTAGAGGTTCCATTCAAGAACTTTTTTCTTGGAGTAAGAAAAATGAGATGCGAGGCGAGTTTGTTCTTGTTATTGAAGGGCAAAATGAAGCTGCTTCGGCATATGTTGAGCAGGAATGGGAATGGTGGCAGGATTTATCCGTGAAAGAGCATGTAGAGGTACTCATGAACAAGGAACATTTATCAAGCAAAGAAGCCATTAAGAAAGCAGCGGTGGAAAGAAAATTACCAAAAAGGGAAGTTTATCAAAGTTATCATATTGATTAA
- the rsmA gene encoding 16S rRNA (adenine(1518)-N(6)/adenine(1519)-N(6))-dimethyltransferase RsmA encodes MSKKYIATPSRTKELLDKYGFAFKKSLGQNFLIDVNVLENIIQQAGITKETGAIEVGPGMGALTEQLAIHADKVVAFEIDQRLLPILKETLTDYANVEVIHHDILEANVEEVIRTHFRENQDIHIVANLPYYITTPILMKLIRDRLPVTSLTVMIQKEVADRMAAVPNTKSYGSLSIAVQYYTEASVVLNVPKQVFMPQPNVDSSVLKLVMRKEPPVQVDNEDFFFELIQASFAQRRKTLRNNLNRFLQDKLEKQQIEALLEKAAIDGTRRGETLTMEEFASLANVIYRSVTGCENPASRNE; translated from the coding sequence ATGTCTAAAAAATATATAGCAACACCGTCGAGAACCAAAGAACTATTGGACAAATATGGTTTTGCATTTAAGAAAAGCTTAGGACAAAACTTTTTAATTGATGTGAATGTATTAGAAAATATTATTCAACAAGCGGGAATTACAAAAGAAACAGGTGCGATTGAAGTTGGTCCAGGCATGGGCGCTTTAACAGAACAGCTCGCGATTCATGCTGATAAGGTGGTTGCTTTTGAAATTGATCAGCGCCTGCTCCCTATTTTAAAAGAGACGTTAACAGATTATGCAAATGTAGAAGTGATTCATCATGACATTTTAGAGGCGAATGTAGAAGAAGTGATTAGAACACATTTCCGGGAAAATCAGGATATTCATATTGTTGCCAATCTCCCGTATTATATTACAACACCTATTCTGATGAAACTTATTCGTGATCGGCTTCCTGTAACGAGTCTGACTGTGATGATTCAAAAGGAAGTAGCAGATCGAATGGCTGCCGTGCCAAATACGAAAAGCTACGGCTCGCTGAGTATTGCCGTACAATACTATACCGAAGCCAGCGTGGTATTAAATGTGCCGAAGCAGGTATTTATGCCGCAGCCTAATGTTGATTCCAGTGTTTTAAAACTTGTGATGCGAAAAGAACCGCCAGTTCAGGTAGATAATGAAGACTTTTTCTTTGAACTGATCCAGGCAAGCTTTGCCCAAAGAAGAAAAACACTGCGAAATAATTTGAACAGGTTTTTGCAGGATAAATTAGAAAAGCAACAAATCGAAGCACTCCTTGAAAAAGCTGCAATCGATGGCACACGACGCGGAGAAACATTGACTATGGAGGAATTTGCTTCGTTAGCGAATGTTATTTATCGCAGTGTAACTGGCTGTGAGAATCCCGCTTCAAGAAATGAATGA
- the yabA gene encoding DNA replication initiation control protein YabA: MGNREIFDQVSDMEKQIGELYEQLGNLKGKLSDLLEENHRLAHENHHLRNHLDSFTEESVEKQREKSGSKQQKGTFPGEGYDNLARLYEEGFHICSLEFGSPRRNEDCIFCLDFFDKTK, encoded by the coding sequence GTGGGAAACAGGGAAATATTTGATCAAGTTTCCGATATGGAGAAGCAAATTGGTGAATTATATGAGCAATTAGGTAATTTAAAAGGAAAGCTAAGTGATTTGCTTGAAGAAAATCACCGATTAGCCCATGAAAATCACCATTTGCGCAATCACCTGGATAGTTTTACAGAAGAATCTGTGGAAAAACAACGAGAAAAAAGCGGCTCTAAACAACAAAAGGGAACATTTCCTGGAGAAGGTTATGATAATTTAGCCCGTCTTTACGAAGAAGGATTCCATATTTGCAGTTTGGAATTTGGCAGTCCGAGAAGAAATGAAGATTGTATTTTCTGTTTGGATTTCTTTGATAAAACGAAATAA
- the rnmV gene encoding ribonuclease M5 has product MKIKEMIVVEGRDDTTRIQLAVDADTIETNGSAVNRGTLDKIRHAKEKRGVIVFTDPDYPGERIRHLINQAVPGCKHAFLRRDQAKAKHSGNKSLGIEHASVEDIQKALADVYELADFSDSDITREDLVHHGFIGGKKASGRRKRLGELLHIGHTNGKQLLKRLTQFQISRKQFEEAVERIEQEEQDV; this is encoded by the coding sequence TTGAAAATAAAAGAAATGATTGTAGTAGAAGGCCGGGATGATACGACACGGATTCAGCTGGCTGTAGATGCAGATACGATTGAAACAAATGGTTCTGCAGTGAATAGAGGGACGCTCGATAAAATTCGTCATGCCAAGGAAAAACGTGGCGTGATTGTTTTTACCGATCCGGATTATCCGGGTGAACGGATCCGCCATTTGATTAATCAGGCTGTTCCCGGCTGCAAGCATGCTTTTTTGCGAAGAGACCAAGCTAAAGCAAAGCATTCCGGGAATAAAAGCTTAGGGATTGAACATGCTTCGGTGGAGGATATTCAAAAAGCACTTGCCGATGTCTATGAACTGGCTGATTTTTCGGATAGTGATATTACCAGAGAGGACCTGGTCCATCATGGATTCATTGGCGGTAAGAAAGCTTCTGGGCGAAGAAAACGGCTTGGAGAATTGTTGCATATTGGTCACACGAACGGAAAGCAGCTGTTAAAACGCCTTACTCAATTTCAAATTTCCAGGAAACAATTTGAAGAAGCGGTGGAACGGATAGAGCAGGAGGAACAGGATGTCTAA
- a CDS encoding GIY-YIG nuclease family protein has product MASGEHVVYILKCQDETLYTGYTNDLESRIRMHEAGKGAKYTRGRGPFEIMYTCAFETKSAALRAEYKMKRLTRKEKLAIIQAHKKGTCDE; this is encoded by the coding sequence ATGGCTAGCGGAGAACACGTGGTATATATTTTAAAATGCCAGGACGAAACACTGTATACGGGATATACAAATGATTTAGAATCCCGGATACGTATGCATGAAGCGGGAAAAGGGGCAAAATATACCAGAGGCAGAGGACCCTTTGAAATTATGTATACCTGTGCATTTGAAACGAAATCAGCTGCGTTGCGTGCAGAATATAAAATGAAAAGGTTAACCCGAAAAGAGAAGCTGGCCATAATTCAAGCCCATAAGAAAGGAACGTGCGATGAATGA